One Cyanobacteria bacterium GSL.Bin1 genomic window, TGCGTTAGGGTGACATGGCTGGTCCCGGTAAAATCTTCTGCGAGATAAGTGGCACTATTGCGGAGGGCAAACTTACCATAGAATTCCCATTGCCAATTGGGAGCATAAATGCCTTCAATGCCAAACAAATGTTCTTCTGAACCGGTTCCGCGATCAATCAGCAGCGTTTCTGGAATTTGGGAGGGATTTTTCCGATATTCATAGCGCAAGAGAGCGTTAAAGGTGTCGCTTGTGGGATCGCGATAGGCGAGTCCCAGTTTTAGGGTGGTTCTGGGGCCAAGGTCAAGGCGTTGATTAGCAGAACTAGTGCGGTTATAGTCCACTACTGCGGTTAAGGCAGGGCTAATCTGACCGGATGCAGAGGCAGAAATAACGGTATTATCGCGATCGCGCCCGCTAAAGTTTTCCCAGCGCAGACTAGCATTAAAATCTGGGCTATCGGTATAACTAATGCCAACACTGTAACTGGTGCCGCCCCTGCTGCCTAAACTAGAGCTGCCGCTCCCCACGGCATAGGGTTGAGAAAACTGGACCCCCCGACTGCTCTGGAAGCGATCTTCATCGGTAAACACGTGCTCAAAGCCGAGATCGACTTTTAAGCCGGGGGCAAGAACAATCCCTTGTTCGATGCCAAAGTTCCCCACCCCGGTCATTTCCTCGGTACTACCGTTTAAGGCATAACCTCCGCGAATTTTTGTATTTGAAGCAAATTCATGTTCTCCTTGAATCCCAACATTGGTAATGCTTTCGCCAGCAAGAGAGCCTCGCGTGTACCACGTTTGACTGACATTGAGAAACAGACTAGGATGAAATTCCCAACTGAAGCCCAAACCGGTTTGATCGCTAAAAACCGCATCGGTTTCTGCAGAAAGGGTAGTGGTGTTAATGGCTTGTAGTGAGAGCTTTTCGCCAAGGGGAACATCCAAGAAAGAACGTAACTGTTGAGAGTTGCTACTGAGCGCATTGGGAGCAATCTTGTCTTCGCGATCGCGATAAATCCAATCCAGGGTTAAATTAGCATCGCCAATTCGTTGTTGTAACCCTGCTGTCAGGGTCGTTAAGCGATTATCGACGCGACTCCCTGGTACCGGTTCAGTTCTCGGGGTAATTAAATCGCCAAACGCTAAGAGGGGACGGGGAGCAACTCCTTCATTTTCTTGACGTTCATAGCGAAAGCGTAAGTTCGTCGTTGCTGTTACTTGCCCATTGACCTCTAAGCCATAGCGGGTCTGACCAGGAACAAAGCTACTGGTAGCATTATTATTAAAACCGGTATCGGTTGATTCAAGATAAGCCCGCGAGTTGACCCCATCCCAGAATTCGGTGTTGGCTTCGATGCGATAAGCTGACCCGCTCATGTCGCCAAATTCAGTATTCTCATGCCGGGAATGGGCATATTCAGCGATAATTGCATTATTTTCCCCCCAAGAAATCAGGGCGTCAACCCCAAACAGGGCAAAATCTTGTTCCCCTCGGTTTTGTTCAATGTAGGTTGTTCCCAGCCAACTTTCTTGATTTGGGGTTCGAGACCAGTAATATTTGAGTCGTCCCCCGAGTAGGTTGGCTGCTTCTCCGTCTCCGTCAAATTCATAAGTGGCGACAATTTTCCGCACTAAGACACGACCCTCATCATTGACAAAGGTCCGCTGTTGCGGACGATCAAAGAAAATGACACCGCGATCGTAATCGATCTGATAATCGCGCCCTCGGGAGAGTCTTTCTCGCTGAAGAGGGGTGCCGGGACGCTCTAATGCTTCAATTTCGAGATAAATTTCTTCACTGCCCTCGACTAAATCACGGCGGGATAAAAAATAATCCCCCCGAGTACCGTCAGGAGCGATGATATCTCGTTGGAACCCCTCGACATTGGTAGCATAGAAACCGCTCAATTGGACATTTCCCCAGTTATAACTCCCGTTGAACCCATGTAACGTCCGGGAAAAAGCACTAAAATCTTGTGATTCTTCGCTAAATGCTTGTAGGCTATAGTCTCCCCACATCGCATAGTCAATTTCTGCATTTTCCACGGGGGAAGCCCGTTCAATTCGGAAAAAGACGGAATCAGTGGAGGGAGTAATGACATCAACAGTGGCATTATCCCCATAGACCGGATAAACCTCATTCGTCTCATCAAAGGTGCGCATTAATGGGGCTTCCCCGCAGCAGTCGCGGTTTAAGGGATCGTCACTATTGAACGCGCCAGTATATTGCCATTCTCCCAGTGCCCCAGTGATAAAAGCGGCACCTGTGACATCCAGCTCAGTGTGAGTCTCTTCATCAAGAGGCACAAACTCTCGTAAAGAATCATAAAAATTAGCCCCGCTGTTGCCCAGACGAAAGTCTAAATAACCGGTTGCCAGAGGCTGATCGCGCAGGACTGGCTCAAAGCGCAGGGAAGTAAAGCCTTCTAAGTCAATGGTTCGGGCTTGAATGCGCACGGTTTGTGCGGTTACGCCTGCCTGTAGTTCGGCGGTAAACTGCCCTTGTTTCGCTTCGACTTGAAATCCGGGGGCATCCGGTTTGGCATCTGCGCCCACAAATTCACCGGCACTGCTGTCAAGAGTAATCACAGCATTGTAATTAGACCGTTGATTGTTCTCATCGAGTAAGCTCCCTTTAACGGTCGCTGTGGTGCGACCATCCGCTGGAATTGCTGCGACAGTCTCGAGAGTGAGGGTGGTGGGCTTGGCTCTGACGCTCACCTCAACCGCAACTGGCGGCAGGGGCTTACCTTTGAGGGTGCCTCGGGCAGTAATTCGGTTTTGACCGGTGTTTAAAGTGACCCCGTACCACGTTTGCAGCACGAGGTTCGTGCGGTCGTCCTTCGCCACCCGACCAATCAGAGAATCATCAACCGTTTGCTCGTTCACCATTAAGGTTACTTCTGCCCCGATGGGATATTGCAGAATAACCGTTGTCGAGGGAATATCCAGCACTTGCCCCTCGGTGGGCGCAATTAATTTGAGGGGGGACTCTGCTACGGTTTCAACCGATGGCGAGGAGGGGAGCAGCTCAGCGCTAAAACTGCCCAATTGCAAGGTGTTATCCCATTGCCAGTTCCCTTGATTCGGCAGGGGCACTGGCGTCGTTGCTAAATCAGCAGAAAATTGCCAAGGGGTTGGTGTAAGGGTGAATTGGCTAGAGTCATTCATGACTAGCGGCTTCCCTTGCACTGGCAAGACAGTGCCGAAGCAAGCGATACTTGTGATGCTCATCCCCAAACTGATTTGTTTGACCAGAAGATAGAGGCGCTGACAGCTCATGGGTTGGCTCCTTCCCCGGCGGTCGGAGTCACCCCAAAGTTGAGCCGCACCATTCCGCCAGGGGACATCTTGAAGAGGCGAGAAGGGCTTTGCTGGTCTCGACGCTGAGGATTGGGCGCTAGTTCATAGTCGGGAATGCTGGTCAAATCGAGAATTCCGGTGTGGAATCCCGGACAGACATTTTTCAAAGAATATAGACCATCGGCATCGGTGCTGATCCGGTAGCCATCTTCAAGGTAAATTACCGCGTTGGGCACCCCGGGTTCCCCTGGTTGTTGTTCGCCATCGGCGTTTTTATCCACAAAAACGCGTCCGATCAGGGTCCCGCAGTCATTGAGGATGCCAGGGCGAATGTCGAGTTCATGGGTCACGGGACCGTCTCGG contains:
- a CDS encoding TonB-dependent receptor translates to MSCQRLYLLVKQISLGMSITSIACFGTVLPVQGKPLVMNDSSQFTLTPTPWQFSADLATTPVPLPNQGNWQWDNTLQLGSFSAELLPSSPSVETVAESPLKLIAPTEGQVLDIPSTTVILQYPIGAEVTLMVNEQTVDDSLIGRVAKDDRTNLVLQTWYGVTLNTGQNRITARGTLKGKPLPPVAVEVSVRAKPTTLTLETVAAIPADGRTTATVKGSLLDENNQRSNYNAVITLDSSAGEFVGADAKPDAPGFQVEAKQGQFTAELQAGVTAQTVRIQARTIDLEGFTSLRFEPVLRDQPLATGYLDFRLGNSGANFYDSLREFVPLDEETHTELDVTGAAFITGALGEWQYTGAFNSDDPLNRDCCGEAPLMRTFDETNEVYPVYGDNATVDVITPSTDSVFFRIERASPVENAEIDYAMWGDYSLQAFSEESQDFSAFSRTLHGFNGSYNWGNVQLSGFYATNVEGFQRDIIAPDGTRGDYFLSRRDLVEGSEEIYLEIEALERPGTPLQRERLSRGRDYQIDYDRGVIFFDRPQQRTFVNDEGRVLVRKIVATYEFDGDGEAANLLGGRLKYYWSRTPNQESWLGTTYIEQNRGEQDFALFGVDALISWGENNAIIAEYAHSRHENTEFGDMSGSAYRIEANTEFWDGVNSRAYLESTDTGFNNNATSSFVPGQTRYGLEVNGQVTATTNLRFRYERQENEGVAPRPLLAFGDLITPRTEPVPGSRVDNRLTTLTAGLQQRIGDANLTLDWIYRDREDKIAPNALSSNSQQLRSFLDVPLGEKLSLQAINTTTLSAETDAVFSDQTGLGFSWEFHPSLFLNVSQTWYTRGSLAGESITNVGIQGEHEFASNTKIRGGYALNGSTEEMTGVGNFGIEQGIVLAPGLKVDLGFEHVFTDEDRFQSSRGVQFSQPYAVGSGSSSLGSRGGTSYSVGISYTDSPDFNASLRWENFSGRDRDNTVISASASGQISPALTAVVDYNRTSSANQRLDLGPRTTLKLGLAYRDPTSDTFNALLRYEYRKNPSQIPETLLIDRGTGSEEHLFGIEGIYAPNWQWEFYGKFALRNSATYLAEDFTGTSHVTLTQLRTTYRFGEEFDLVGEIRWINQPSAAFSEIGFVAEVGYMLSPNLRLAGGYVFGEVDDRDFSGVRSADGAYLGVTVKLQGLMDLF